GTGACGACGTATGCGATTCGGCCCTCGTCGCCTTCGCGAAAGAGGACCTCGTCGTCCTCGAGCGTCATCTCGACCAGGCTCTCGCCGAGCAAGTCGAGATCGGCATCCGGGAGATCTGAGAAGAGGGGCACTCCCCGGAGTCGATCCCGGTCGATCTGGTTCACACCGTCTCCAGATAGCGGTGGATGAACGACACACAGATCGAGCCCTGGCCAACGGCCGAGGCAACCCGGCGCACTGCGCCGTGCCGCACGTCGCCGGCTGCGAAGATCCCAGGCACCGAGCTCTCGAGCAGGAATGGGTCGCGATCGAGGGGCCAGCCCTTCGGCCGACGGCCGTCGACCACGAGGTCGGAGCCGGTCACGATGAATCCTTGCGGGTTGCACTCGACGAGGGAGCGGCAGAAATCGCTGTGCGGGCGCGCCCCTACGAAGACGAAAACGCCGCTCGCCTGGCGCTGATCCTCGTCTCCCGTCGCCGCGTTGCGCAACGTGATCTTCTCGACGTGGCTCCCGCCGGACACCGACTCGACGACCGTGTTCGTGAGGACCTCGATGTTCTCACGGGCCTCGACCTGATCCACGAGATACGCAGACATCTTCTCGCCGATCGCCTCGGCGCGGACGACGATCGTCACCTTGGCCGCAAAGCGTGAGAACATCATGGCCGCCTGCCCTGCGGAGTTGGCGCCGCCGATGATGAACACCTCCTCGCCCCGGTAGTTGGCCGCTTCGGAAACGCTCGCTCCGTAGTACACCCCCGCCCCGGCGAAGTCGTCGTAGCCGGGCACGTCGAGCCTCCTGACCGTCATTCCGGAGGCGATGAGCAGGGCCCTGCCACGTACCTCGGCGCCGTCGCTCAGCTCGACGACGCGCATCGGCTCCTCGATCCGGACGGCGGCGACCTCGACCGGGCTGATGATCTCGGCGCCGAGTCGCTTCGCCTGGGCGGTGGCCCGCCTTGCGAGGTCGGCGCCGCTGATCCCGTTCGGGAACCCGAGGTAGTTCTCGATCTTGGAGCTGGTCCCGGCCTGGCCTCCCGTGGCCTCCCGCTCGATGACGGCGGTGTGGAGCCCCTCGGAAGCGCCGTACACCGCGCCTGCGAGGCCGGCCGGCCCAGCCCCGACGATGACGAGGTCGTAGAAGGCGTCGATCGGGGCCGTCTGGAGGCCGATCCTCGTGCCGAGCGCCCGTTTGTCAGGACGGGACAGGTGGTCGCCCTCGGGGAACGTGATGACCGGCAACTCGACGTCGGCACCGAGGACGTCCAGGAGCGACTTGCCTTCGGCGCGCTCCACGTCGATGAAGCGGTAAGGGACCTGGTTCAACGCCAGGAAGTCCTTGACCTCGTACGTGAGGGCAGACCAGCGAGGTCCGAGCACCCTCACTCCGTCGAACGGCGCCGGCCGATCCGCCGCCCAGTCGTCGAGCAGGTCGTCGAGGACCGGGTAGAGCCTGTCCTCGGGAGGATCCCATGGCTTCATGAGGTAGTGGTCGAGCCCGACGGTGTTGATCCCCTGGATGGCGACCTCGGTGTCGGCATAAGCAGTGAGAAGCACCCGCTTGGCGTCGGGGAAGGTCGGCTCCACCCGTCCGAGGAACTCGGTTCCCGAGATCTCCGGCATGCGCTGGTCGACCAGGAACAGGGCGATCTCGTCGCCGCGGCGCTTCAGCTCAGCGACCGTGTCGAGGCCGTCCGCCCCGCCGCCTGCCGCGATGATTCGATACGTGGCCCCGTACTGCGTGCGCAGATCCCGCTGCACGGCCGCCAGCACCTGAGGGTCGTCGTCGATCGCCAGGATCACCGGTTTCGCCACGTTCGCCCACCTCCGTCCCGTCGTGCACCGAGCGTCAGGTTATCGCCGCCGATGCCTGCCGGCCGCCGCCTCCCGCAGCGGACCGGGGGGCGCCTCGACGGCAGCACCGCGGCGAAGCTACAGGAGAGTTTCGGAGTACGTGAGCGCGATGGCGAGGTTGCGGAACACCTCGACCCTGGTGAACCGGTCGACTCCGTTCGCCCCGGTCTCCAATCCCCATCGTTCTCTGTGCTGGAGGTCTATCGCCGTCACGACGCCGAGCTCCTCGACCAGGACCAACCCGTCGTCGAGCTCGGGGAACGCCAGCGCAGCAGGCAGCTCACCGACGAAGACCTCTGATCCATCCTCGACCGCCAGGTGGTGAAGCCGGCTGTCGGAGTCGAGTAGATGGACCTCGTCGTGCTCGACCGCCGGCGGGGCGAGATACCCGGAGATCCCGTCGAGCTGGACCTGCCATTGCGGCTCGCCGGACGCGGCGTCCATGGCCGTGACGAGGCCCTCGTCCGTCGCGCCGAACAGGAGCCCGCCGTCTGACACCAGGACGTCGGCGTCGACGTCGGACTCCCAAACGGTGTCGCCACCCGTGACGGGCTTCACGATGATCCCGGCTCCTCCTGCGTACACCTGCGACTCGTCTGCGGTGACGGTCCGTAGAGGGGCGTTCTCGAACGGCAGGTCGAGGAGGAGGCCGCCCGTCGCCAGATCGAACGTCATGGCTCCGTAGCCCTCGACGGTCATCAGGATCCCCTGGCCGAAGACCCCCGCCACGACGCCGAACGGGATCGGAGGCTGCACGGACCACAATTCCTCACCCGTCGTCGGGTCGAGCGAAGCGAGAACGCCGAGCCCGTCGACGACCACGGCGCCCGGCGTCGCCGACACTCGCAGCGCAGTCGGCGAAACGACCCGGCGCCACTCCTGCCTGCAGGTGTCGGGGTCGAGAGCAGTGACGACTCCGTCGAGGGACCCGAGGAAGAGGAGCGAGTTGCCGATCGCCATCGAGATGAGCTCGCCGTTGAGCGGGATCGACCAGACGGCGTCGCCTCCCTCGACGGGATAGGCGGCCAGGACGACGTCGGTGATCTCGGCTCCCTCCGATGTCTCGCCGCCCAAAGCTGGACACGCCGTCCTGGTCGTGGTCGTGGTCGTGGCGGCCGTCGAGGCGGTCGTCTGCGTCGAAGTCGTGGCCTCGACGGCCGTCGAGGCGGTGGTCGCCGGGGATTGCATGGTTGCGACGGTGGTCGACGACGCAACGCCCGTTGTCGATGCGGGCGACGTGCACGACGCCAACAGGACCGTCATGGCGGCGAAGAGTCCTCGATTCACGCTCGAGACGTTATCTGCGATCGCCGTTGTCGCGGCGGCACCTACGCTTCCACGTCGTGGTCCTCGACTCGATCGCAGACGAGATCTCTCGGCATGGGCCCATTCCGTTCGAGCGATTCATGGCGCTGGCTCTCTACTCGCCGGACGGAGGATTCTTCTCTTCGGACGTCGTCCGGTCGACGCATCGCGGCGACTTCCTCACCAGCCCCGAGGTGAGCCCGTGGTTCGGCAGGACGCTGGCACGTCCCGTGGCGGCGGTCCAGCGCACGTTGGGTGGGCCTTTCACGCTCGTCGAGGCAGGTGCCGGGTCGGGCTCCCTCTTGCGGCCGCTCCTCGGAGCGCTCGAGAGGAGACCGGACGAAGTGCTTGCCGTCGAGGTGTCTCCCGCCGCCAGGGATGCGTTACACGACGTCGCCGATCGCGTGCTCGAAGCCATTCCCGAGGACCGGACGGTCGAGGGTGTCGTCGTTGCAAACGAGCTCGTCGACAACTTGCCGGTCAGCATCGTCGTCAGCGTCTCGGGGCGTTGGGAAGAGCGCTGGGTCGGCCTCGACGGCCGGCGTCTCGAGCTCGTCTCGGCTCCTGCCCGCCCCGATGTGGAGGTGTGGGCCGACAGGTTCGGCGGTCCGCCCGCTGACGGCGTCATCGTCGAGGTGCAGCTGGCGGCAGGCCGGTGGCTCGAACATGCGTTGCGATTCGTGGAGCGCGGAGCCGTCATCGTCTTCGACTACGGCGGCACAACCGAAGAACTGCAGCCCCGCCGGTCGACGGGGACTCTTCGCACGTACCGATCCCACCATCTCGGCCCCGATCCACTTCTCGAACCTGGAGCGACGGACATCACGGTCGACGTGAACTTCACGGCACTCGCCGACGTCGCAGCCGGCGCAGGAGCATCCGTCGAGATCCACCGTCAGGACGAGTACCTCGGCGCCAACGGTCTCCGCGACCGGTTGGCGGACCTGCGCAGGCGCGAGCTCGACCTCGCCAGGTCGGGTGACGAGTGGCAGCGGCTGGCGGTGCGTTCCGAGTTACGCGACGCCGAGACCATCATGCATCCCAGGGGCCTCGGGGACTTCAGGGTGCTCGTGGCCACCAAGGGAGGGAACTCTCTATGAGCCTGCGCCGTCCCATCGACGACGAGACGAGGAGGGAACCATGAGAATCCGATTGCTCGCCGTTGTCGCCGTCACCGCTGCTCTGCTGGCCGGATGCGGCGAATCCACGGACACACCAGGCACCACCACAGCGCCGACGACCACCGAGACGCCTGCCGACGACACGACAACCGTGCCACCTTCCACGACGGCGCCGCCGGTGGACACCACCGCACCGCCGGATGAGGATGGGGCCATGACCGGCCCGGTTGCCAAGGCGATCGCCGATCTCGCGGAGCGGCTCGACATCGACCCGGGCGAGATCGAGATATTGCTCACCGAGGACGTCGTCTGGCCGAACGGCGCCATCGGATGCCCCGAGCCCGGAGTCGGCTACACGCAAGCGCTCGTCGACGGCTGGCGTGCCGTCCTCGACGTCGACGGATCCCAGTACTTCTATCACGCCGCCCGCGACCAGGATCCCTTCTACTGCGAGAACCCGTCCGATCCGCTGCCGGGCGACCCCGACGCCTGACGGTCCGCGTACCCGAGCACCTTCTGCTCGGGTCCCGGTGCAGCCTCGGTCCGTAGCCGGCTCCGGTCGGTACCATTCGCATCAGATGCCAGGAGTTGGTGTGACGTCCCGTGAGGATCGCTCCAGGTGACGGTGCGCATCGTCGGCATCGTCATCGGGGTGCTCGTACTCGCGCTCACCCTCGTACTCCGCAGCCGGCAGCGGCTCTCGCGAGGCGACACCCTCCTGTGGATGGTCGCGGCCGGCGGGACGATCGCACTCTCGGTAGCGCCTGCTCTGGCCGACCTCTCCAGCTCGCTCTTCCGGCTCCCCAACAGGCTGTCCGCCACCCTCGTCGTCGTCACCGGCGTCATGGCGGCCATCCTGTTTCGGACGAGATCCCGGCTCCACCACCTGGAGGTTCGATTCGGGTCGCTCGTGCGGAACGACGCCGTCAAGTCGTTCCAACGCGAGAACGAGGACCCCGATCATCGCGACAGCGCTGCCGTCGTGATCGCAGCTTTCAACGAGGAGCAGGCGATCGGCGGGGTCCTCCATGACCTCCCGCCCGATGTCGAGGGATACACCCTCGATCCGATCATCGTCGTGGACGGAGGTGACGACGACACGGAGGGCGTTGTGAGAAGGGCCGGCTATTCGGTGGCGACCCACGGGGTCAACCGGGGACAGGGCGATGCCCTCCGCACCGGATTCGCGATCGCGCTGCAGAGGGGCGCCGACATCGTCATCACCATGGATGCCGATGGCCAGCACCGGCCGGATCAGCTCGAGGTGCTCCTCGCCCCGCTCCTCTCGGGTGAGGCCGACTACGTGCAGGGGTCGCGGTTTCTCGGTGATTACGACGACGCCGGCGGCGTCCGTGACGTGGGGATCAAGATCTTCACGAAGGTCATCAACTTGCTCGGCGATACGGAGATAACCGACTGCACGAACGGGTTCAGGGCCATCAGGGCGGAGAAGCTCGCCCTCCTCGACCTGAGAGAGGACCGGTTCAACGGACCCGAGATCATCATGGAGTCGGCGATGAAGGGCCTGCGCATGATCGAGGTGCCGGTGCACATTCGCCGTCGCAGCCACGGCGAGAGCAAGAAGCCGGCCCGCCTCGGCTATCCACTCGGATTCCTGGCGACGATCCTCAAGGTGTGGCTCCGCTCGTGAGCGTCACCGCCCGCTGCCCGACCGCCTCCTGAGCGGGTAGCGGTACCGCAACATGAGAGGCCAGGTCAGCACGGTCGTCGTGATTCGATCGCGACGCCCGATGCCGCCGATCCATTCGATGTCCTCGCTGAGGCGGACCGTGCCGACGTCGAAGCGGCTCGGGTTCCCCGAGATCGAGTGGCTCGGCTCCACTTCGAAATCGGTCGGTGATGTGAAGTCGGGGGCGACGGCCGTGCCGACCAAGTCTCCGATCGTTTGGAGCGTCGAGAGCGGGTCCGCGACGAAATCCTCGTATCTGATCCTCAGGTAGCGGCCCCTGCGCTTCGCTCCGAGCAGCTCAGCCATGAGATTCCACACGGTCCAACCTGCTGCGGTCTTCCACGCAGGATGAACGGCCATCAGACCGCCGCCCACGATGTCTGGGTTCACCTTCCTGCGCCGCCACGAGAACACGACTGCGCGCGGGTCGCGCACGAGGTGAACCACGTACACGTCGAGCGATGGGGCCTTCGTCAGGGCGAAGGCGTAGACCGGTCGCTTGGAGGAGTCGACGAGAACACCGGCATCGGCTACAGATGCGACGGCGCGATACAAGCGGTCGGTGCGGGACACGTATCGGCGCTGCGCTTCCGACGCCCGCCTCGTCCAATGCCGCCCGACCAACCGCAGTGGGCGCAAGCCCTCGAGTGTCGCCCGCCTCCCAGCCTCGTGGGCTGCGGCTGCCGCCTGCTCCTCGGCTGGTGAGAGCACGGCTCCCCAGAAAGGGCATTCGAGGAAGGGCTCGCCGCAGCCACAGAGCCGGTTCTGGGCGACGCCCCGCTCCCAGATCCAGTGGATCTCGCCGACGTTCGCCACGCCGTTCGCCGAGCCGAGCAAGTTGGCGAGAACCGTGCTGCCGTTGCGGCCCGAACCGAGCAGGAACAGGACGGGGAGAGGAGCATCGCTCATGGGTGGGGTCCGGAGCAGGCGATTCGTCGCAGCCTACCCGGGTGCCGTCTCCTCGCTCGGCTCCTCGGCGACGGCACGATCGCCTCTCCGCAAGACGGTGACGTAGCTGAGGCCTGCCATGACGGGGAAGAACGTGTACTGGAATGCACGCTGACCGACGATGAACAGCCCTACCGCCTCTGAGGATGCTCCACCGAGTGTGAGCAGGCCGACCCACCCGAGGTCCATGATCCCCAGTCCTCCAGGTGTGATGGCGGCGACGAGCGACAGCTGGACCCCCGCCCCTGCGAGCACGAACGTCCACAAGCTGATCGGCAGCTCGAGTGCCTCGGCGAGCGACCAGAACATCGCAGCGTTGAGCGCGTACCGAGCGAGGGTCGCCGCAGCCAGGATCGTCGCCTGGCGAGTCGTGAAGTGCTCGACCCGTGAGAGGCGAACCAGGCTTTCCGACCTGCGTCGGAAGAAGGCGCCCACGCCTCCGCCGCGGTTCCCGAGCCGGGTAGCCAGGGTGGCGAGAACCCCTGAGAACCACTGCACTGCCCTCCCGAGGTGGAGCATCGCCACCACGGAGGTGGTGACCGCGACCGCTCCGAACGCCACGGCCCAAACGCCCGCCCCCCCGAGCAGGAGGAGGCTCGGCACGAGCGCTGCGAGCAGCAGTGCCATGTCGAACAGCTGATCGAGGGCGACCGAGGCCGCCGCCACTTCCGGAGTGGTCCTGCCGACCCCGGTGAGGGTGACGAAGCGGACGCCGAGGTCGCTGGCCGTTCTGGGCACGACGAGCCCGAGGACTCGGCTGGTCATGAGGGCGGCCCAGTACTGGGGCCACCGCAGCGTCTCCCGGCCGGTGAGGCAGTTCGTGACGTACCCCCACCTGAACGTGCTGACGATGGTCACCCCGAAGCCGAGGAGGAACGCGACACCGATCCATGCCGGGTCGGCATCGACGATCGCACCGATGCGGCCTGCGCCCGTGACAGCGAGCACGAGAACGAACAGTGCGATCCCGAATGCGAGCATTGCGAGCCGTGGCCCTCGCCCCATGCGCGACCGTTCGCCGTCAGGAGATGGTCGCACTGGCCTTCGATCCGTCTGGCTCGTAGAGCCACACTCCGAAGTCGGCGACGACGTCGAGCACCAACTTCTGGTCTTCGCCGGTGAGCGTGTCGCGCCAGAAGAAGTCCGGCGGTATCGAGGCGCCTCCGGTCTCCTTGAGGCCTCCCTGGCCGTGCATCGTGCGCAACGTGGTCATCGCAGGGGTGAACAGGTACGTAGGAAGGATCCCCCTATCCTCGAGGCCGAGTTGATTCAGGGCACGCCGCGCCGCCTCGAACGGCTGGTCGTAGAAGTCCTCGTAGTGGAGGACGGCGATACCGAGCTTCTCGAGCTTCGGCAGGGCGACGGCGTGCGTGACAGCCCACATCGTTGCGATCCTCTCGACGTCGGATCTTGCCGGCCTGCGTCTCTCGAAGGCCTCCAGGGCCTCTGCGGTGGCGCCGTCGTGGACCGCGAAGGCGTTCCTGGCGAAGATCTCGTACGTGTCCGGCCAGCCGAACTCCCAGAAGTTCCTCCTTCTGAGGATGGACGCGACGACGGCGAGGGGATGCCGCACGACATACAGCATCCGCCGCCCGAAATGCTCGACGATCCAGTCGGGCGCCATCGGCGCTCGTATGGTCTTGAAGCCGAGTATCTCGACCTGCTCCCAGATCTCGCCGATCAGCGCCGGGTCGGTCTCGTGGAGCGGCCAGGGGAGGTGATTGCGCAGCAGCCAGGCGACGCGCTTCTCCTTGGCGAGCGCCGCATCGAGGTGCCGCGCCACCCGAGTCGACTCTTCTTCCGAGTACGCAGACCGGTAGGAGAGCTCCCGTGAGGCATCCATCACCTCGGGATGCCATGGCTCGAAGAGCAACGCCTGCCCCGAGGCCTTCGACACGATGTCCGAGAGCCACGTCGTACCGGACCGCCCGAAGCCGAGGATGGAGATGTGTGCGGGTGTGCCACTCATGGCGAGGAACCTCGAGTCTGAGGCGGGAGACCCTGCCCGCCGACTCTACCCGTGGCGCGGTCGCGGCAACCCGTGGGGCCGTCCCGGCTCATGGCGTGACCCTGTAGAGCCTGCTGCCTCCGCCGATCCTGCCGATCAGCTCCAGCCCGAGGGCCTCCTCGTCGAGTCGGTCGACCTGTTCCGAGTTGAGCACGACGAGGTCGGCGCCGTACTTGGCGAACATCCGCCTTCTCTCGTCGTCGGACGTCGGCCTGGCGAAGACGAGCCGGGCTTCGCTGAATCGCTCGTATGCCTCGTCTCTTCGCGAGGATGGAAAGGCGTTCGACATGCTCGTCAGGCCGCGAAACGAGACCACCTCGATGTCTCGGTACGCCGACGCGGCCGCATCGGCGACCTCGTTGTTGGCGAGGAGCACGCCCTCCTCTCCCTCGAGCGCCGCCACCTGACGCGCCAGGCGCCGGTCTCCGGCGGGCGGTCCGGTTCGGAGGTGGTGCCTGTGCGACGAGAGGGCGAAGGTCAGCACGAGCAGGCCCGCGACGGCGACGGCGCCGGGGACTCTCCAGCGCGATGGCGCCCTCATCAGCGAGATGAGCCAGGCGACGGCGAACGGGACCGGCATCAGCCACGCGAACCGCCACAGTTGCCAGGGTGTGATGAATCGGCCGACTGCCGCGGCGAACGGGGGCAGCACGAAGACCGAGACGGCGGCGGCGGTCGAGGCGAGGATCCACCACGCAGCAGGGTCGCCACGGCGCCGGAAGATCACAACCCCGACGGCGAGCAGGACGAGGAGGTTAGCCGGATTCCCGAGCAAGCTCCAGTGGGCGATCGGGAAGCCGTTGCCCAGAAAGGCGACGCGCCGCCTATCGGAGATGGCGTGTCCGCTCACGAAGACGGCGGCGACGCTTGCTCCTTCCGTGTTGCGGATCGTCAGGCGGCGAGGCTCCCAGATGTCGATCGGGCCGATGTGCACCGTCGGCTGCGCTATCTCGGAGAGGCGCTCGACGTCGCCGATCCTCGTCCCGTGCCGCTCACCGATCGACGACGCGGCCGCCGCGGTCAACACGAATGGCACGATCGCCACGAGCGACCAGACGACCATGCTCCTCTCGAGCTGCCGGGCAGCCAGCGCC
This portion of the Acidimicrobiia bacterium genome encodes:
- a CDS encoding SAM-dependent methyltransferase gives rise to the protein MVLDSIADEISRHGPIPFERFMALALYSPDGGFFSSDVVRSTHRGDFLTSPEVSPWFGRTLARPVAAVQRTLGGPFTLVEAGAGSGSLLRPLLGALERRPDEVLAVEVSPAARDALHDVADRVLEAIPEDRTVEGVVVANELVDNLPVSIVVSVSGRWEERWVGLDGRRLELVSAPARPDVEVWADRFGGPPADGVIVEVQLAAGRWLEHALRFVERGAVIVFDYGGTTEELQPRRSTGTLRTYRSHHLGPDPLLEPGATDITVDVNFTALADVAAGAGASVEIHRQDEYLGANGLRDRLADLRRRELDLARSGDEWQRLAVRSELRDAETIMHPRGLGDFRVLVATKGGNSL
- a CDS encoding PQQ-binding-like beta-propeller repeat protein, with translation MNRGLFAAMTVLLASCTSPASTTGVASSTTVATMQSPATTASTAVEATTSTQTTASTAATTTTTTRTACPALGGETSEGAEITDVVLAAYPVEGGDAVWSIPLNGELISMAIGNSLLFLGSLDGVVTALDPDTCRQEWRRVVSPTALRVSATPGAVVVDGLGVLASLDPTTGEELWSVQPPIPFGVVAGVFGQGILMTVEGYGAMTFDLATGGLLLDLPFENAPLRTVTADESQVYAGGAGIIVKPVTGGDTVWESDVDADVLVSDGGLLFGATDEGLVTAMDAASGEPQWQVQLDGISGYLAPPAVEHDEVHLLDSDSRLHHLAVEDGSEVFVGELPAALAFPELDDGLVLVEELGVVTAIDLQHRERWGLETGANGVDRFTRVEVFRNLAIALTYSETLL
- a CDS encoding FAD-dependent oxidoreductase; the encoded protein is MAKPVILAIDDDPQVLAAVQRDLRTQYGATYRIIAAGGGADGLDTVAELKRRGDEIALFLVDQRMPEISGTEFLGRVEPTFPDAKRVLLTAYADTEVAIQGINTVGLDHYLMKPWDPPEDRLYPVLDDLLDDWAADRPAPFDGVRVLGPRWSALTYEVKDFLALNQVPYRFIDVERAEGKSLLDVLGADVELPVITFPEGDHLSRPDKRALGTRIGLQTAPIDAFYDLVIVGAGPAGLAGAVYGASEGLHTAVIEREATGGQAGTSSKIENYLGFPNGISGADLARRATAQAKRLGAEIISPVEVAAVRIEEPMRVVELSDGAEVRGRALLIASGMTVRRLDVPGYDDFAGAGVYYGASVSEAANYRGEEVFIIGGANSAGQAAMMFSRFAAKVTIVVRAEAIGEKMSAYLVDQVEARENIEVLTNTVVESVSGGSHVEKITLRNAATGDEDQRQASGVFVFVGARPHSDFCRSLVECNPQGFIVTGSDLVVDGRRPKGWPLDRDPFLLESSVPGIFAAGDVRHGAVRRVASAVGQGSICVSFIHRYLETV
- a CDS encoding lysylphosphatidylglycerol synthase transmembrane domain-containing protein; the encoded protein is MGRGPRLAMLAFGIALFVLVLAVTGAGRIGAIVDADPAWIGVAFLLGFGVTIVSTFRWGYVTNCLTGRETLRWPQYWAALMTSRVLGLVVPRTASDLGVRFVTLTGVGRTTPEVAAASVALDQLFDMALLLAALVPSLLLLGGAGVWAVAFGAVAVTTSVVAMLHLGRAVQWFSGVLATLATRLGNRGGGVGAFFRRRSESLVRLSRVEHFTTRQATILAAATLARYALNAAMFWSLAEALELPISLWTFVLAGAGVQLSLVAAITPGGLGIMDLGWVGLLTLGGASSEAVGLFIVGQRAFQYTFFPVMAGLSYVTVLRRGDRAVAEEPSEETAPG
- a CDS encoding sulfotransferase — protein: MSGTPAHISILGFGRSGTTWLSDIVSKASGQALLFEPWHPEVMDASRELSYRSAYSEEESTRVARHLDAALAKEKRVAWLLRNHLPWPLHETDPALIGEIWEQVEILGFKTIRAPMAPDWIVEHFGRRMLYVVRHPLAVVASILRRRNFWEFGWPDTYEIFARNAFAVHDGATAEALEAFERRRPARSDVERIATMWAVTHAVALPKLEKLGIAVLHYEDFYDQPFEAARRALNQLGLEDRGILPTYLFTPAMTTLRTMHGQGGLKETGGASIPPDFFWRDTLTGEDQKLVLDVVADFGVWLYEPDGSKASATIS
- a CDS encoding sulfotransferase is translated as MSDAPLPVLFLLGSGRNGSTVLANLLGSANGVANVGEIHWIWERGVAQNRLCGCGEPFLECPFWGAVLSPAEEQAAAAAHEAGRRATLEGLRPLRLVGRHWTRRASEAQRRYVSRTDRLYRAVASVADAGVLVDSSKRPVYAFALTKAPSLDVYVVHLVRDPRAVVFSWRRRKVNPDIVGGGLMAVHPAWKTAAGWTVWNLMAELLGAKRRGRYLRIRYEDFVADPLSTLQTIGDLVGTAVAPDFTSPTDFEVEPSHSISGNPSRFDVGTVRLSEDIEWIGGIGRRDRITTTVLTWPLMLRYRYPLRRRSGSGR
- a CDS encoding DUF2304 family protein, which codes for MTVRIVGIVIGVLVLALTLVLRSRQRLSRGDTLLWMVAAGGTIALSVAPALADLSSSLFRLPNRLSATLVVVTGVMAAILFRTRSRLHHLEVRFGSLVRNDAVKSFQRENEDPDHRDSAAVVIAAFNEEQAIGGVLHDLPPDVEGYTLDPIIVVDGGDDDTEGVVRRAGYSVATHGVNRGQGDALRTGFAIALQRGADIVITMDADGQHRPDQLEVLLAPLLSGEADYVQGSRFLGDYDDAGGVRDVGIKIFTKVINLLGDTEITDCTNGFRAIRAEKLALLDLREDRFNGPEIIMESAMKGLRMIEVPVHIRRRSHGESKKPARLGYPLGFLATILKVWLRS